The proteins below are encoded in one region of Buttiauxella gaviniae:
- the acrA gene encoding multidrug efflux RND transporter periplasmic adaptor subunit AcrA yields the protein MNKNRGFTPLAAVLMLSGSLVLTGCNDKETQQSAPHTPEVGVVTLKSAPLQITTELPGRTSAYRIAEVRPQVSGIILKRNFEEGSEIKAGVSLYQIDPATYQAAYDSAKGDLAKAQASANIAQLTLKRYQKLLGTKYISQQDYDTALADSQQANASVVAAKAAVESARINLAYTKVTSPISGRIGKSSVTEGALVTSGQSAALATVQQLDPIYVDVTQSSNDFLRLKQELAEGKLKQENGKAKVKLVTNDGITFPQEGSLEFSDVTVDQTTGSITLRAIFPNPDKTLLPGMFVRAQLEEGTNPNALLVPQQGVTRTPRGDASAMVVGKDDKVEVRELTASQAIGDKWLVTSGLKDGDRVIVTGLQKVKPGVQVKVQEVAAENKGQDQAAAGAQSEQTKS from the coding sequence ATGAACAAAAACAGAGGGTTTACGCCTCTGGCGGCCGTTCTGATGCTCTCAGGCAGCTTAGTGCTTACAGGATGTAATGACAAAGAGACACAACAGAGTGCGCCGCATACCCCGGAAGTGGGTGTGGTAACTTTGAAAAGTGCTCCTTTGCAGATAACCACAGAGCTTCCAGGCCGTACCAGTGCTTATCGTATTGCAGAAGTTCGCCCCCAGGTCAGCGGTATTATTCTGAAACGCAACTTTGAAGAAGGAAGTGAAATTAAAGCGGGCGTTTCGCTGTATCAAATCGATCCTGCTACTTACCAGGCCGCTTATGACAGCGCTAAAGGCGACCTCGCGAAAGCACAGGCTAGTGCAAATATTGCTCAGCTAACGCTTAAACGTTATCAGAAACTTTTGGGTACTAAGTACATCAGTCAACAAGACTACGACACAGCACTTGCCGATTCTCAACAGGCAAATGCTTCTGTCGTTGCGGCTAAAGCGGCGGTTGAGTCTGCCCGCATTAACCTGGCTTATACCAAAGTTACCTCCCCGATTAGCGGACGCATCGGTAAGTCTTCTGTAACAGAAGGCGCGCTGGTCACCAGCGGGCAGTCTGCTGCATTGGCAACCGTGCAACAGCTCGACCCGATTTATGTTGATGTGACCCAGTCCAGCAATGATTTCTTGCGTCTCAAGCAAGAACTTGCGGAAGGCAAACTGAAGCAAGAAAACGGTAAAGCTAAAGTCAAATTAGTCACCAATGACGGTATCACTTTCCCGCAGGAAGGCTCTTTAGAGTTCTCTGATGTGACAGTTGACCAGACCACCGGGTCTATCACTCTGCGCGCTATCTTCCCAAATCCAGATAAAACCCTGCTGCCGGGCATGTTTGTTCGTGCACAGTTGGAAGAAGGAACGAATCCAAACGCACTGTTAGTACCGCAGCAAGGTGTGACTCGTACACCGCGCGGTGATGCTTCAGCGATGGTTGTAGGCAAAGATGACAAAGTGGAAGTTCGCGAGCTAACCGCTTCACAAGCTATCGGCGATAAATGGCTGGTAACCAGCGGGTTGAAGGATGGCGATCGCGTTATTGTAACCGGTTTGCAAAAAGTGAAACCCGGTGTTCAGGTGAAAGTGCAGGAAGTGGCGGCAGAAAATAAAGGCCAAGATCAAGCAGCCGCTGGCGCACAGTCTGAACAAACGAAGTCTTAA
- the acrR gene encoding multidrug efflux transporter transcriptional repressor AcrR: MARKTKQQALETRQHLLDVAIRLFSQHGVSATSLADIAKAAGVTRGAIYWHFKNKSDLFNEIWELTESSIGDLEIEYRAKFPHDPLSVVRELLIYILQATVTDERRRLMTEIIFHKCEFVGELAVLQQARRELYMEGNERIESSLQRCIDAEMLPKNLRLSHAVILLRSYITGLIENWLVAPESFDLHGQAEDYVAILLEMFQNCPTLRTNPH; this comes from the coding sequence ATGGCACGAAAAACCAAACAACAAGCACTGGAGACTCGCCAACATCTTCTTGACGTTGCAATCCGCTTGTTTTCTCAACACGGTGTCTCAGCAACTTCGCTTGCGGATATCGCAAAAGCGGCCGGCGTCACCCGTGGTGCAATCTACTGGCATTTCAAAAATAAGTCGGATTTGTTTAATGAAATCTGGGAGCTAACCGAATCCAGCATCGGTGACTTAGAAATTGAGTATCGGGCAAAATTTCCTCACGATCCACTTTCTGTTGTCAGAGAGTTACTAATTTACATACTGCAAGCAACTGTCACGGATGAACGCCGTCGGTTAATGACGGAAATCATCTTCCATAAATGTGAATTTGTTGGAGAACTTGCTGTTTTACAACAGGCTCGCCGCGAACTTTACATGGAAGGTAATGAGAGAATTGAAAGCAGTTTGCAGCGCTGTATTGATGCAGAAATGTTACCAAAGAACTTACGACTTTCCCATGCCGTTATACTTCTTCGTAGTTATATTACCGGGCTTATTGAAAACTGGCTGGTGGCGCCTGAAAGTTTTGACCTTCACGGTCAGGCGGAAGACTATGTGGCTATCTTGTTAGAAATGTTTCAGAACTGCCCAACTCTGCGTACAAACCCTCATTAG